The following proteins are co-located in the Planctomycetia bacterium genome:
- a CDS encoding acetyl-CoA C-acyltransferase, which produces MKRPVIVACARTPIGRAHKEKGWFRNIRSDDLATTVVKAIVERSGVDPKEIDDLVLGCAFPEKEQGLNVGRAVSLMAGLPFTVSGATVNRWCGSSLQALNQAAHSIMANAEDAQIVGGLEHMHHIPMDTIGEINPKLFTQTSKAAMMMGITAEFLAQANMISRQEQDEFALRSHQKAAKAHAEGQFKKEIVPIYGHDDAGNRILCETDQCVRADASMESMSALQPAFMPGKGTVTAGNSSPLNDGAAALMIMSEEKAKSLGLKPLVRVVATAAIGVEPCVMGTGPVPATQKALKRAGMTLDNIDIVELNEAFASQSLACMRMLNLDESKVNVRGGSIAIGHPLGASGARISTTLIHNMIDRNANVGLATMCIGMGQGIATIFERV; this is translated from the coding sequence ATGAAACGTCCTGTTATTGTCGCTTGTGCCCGAACTCCCATTGGCCGTGCCCATAAAGAAAAAGGATGGTTCCGCAATATTCGTTCCGACGACCTGGCGACCACCGTGGTAAAAGCCATTGTTGAACGTTCCGGCGTCGATCCGAAAGAAATCGACGACCTGGTGCTAGGCTGTGCTTTCCCCGAAAAGGAACAAGGCCTGAACGTAGGCCGGGCAGTCAGCCTGATGGCTGGTTTGCCGTTCACCGTTTCAGGCGCTACGGTCAATCGCTGGTGCGGCTCCAGCCTGCAGGCTTTGAACCAGGCAGCTCACTCCATCATGGCGAATGCTGAAGATGCCCAGATTGTCGGCGGCTTGGAACACATGCACCACATCCCCATGGATACCATCGGCGAGATCAACCCCAAGCTGTTCACCCAGACCAGCAAAGCAGCGATGATGATGGGCATTACCGCCGAGTTCCTGGCCCAGGCTAACATGATTTCGCGGCAGGAACAGGATGAGTTCGCCCTGCGCAGCCATCAGAAAGCAGCGAAGGCACATGCCGAGGGACAGTTCAAGAAGGAAATCGTGCCCATCTATGGCCATGATGATGCAGGCAACCGCATCCTCTGCGAAACGGATCAGTGTGTTCGTGCTGATGCTTCCATGGAATCGATGTCTGCACTGCAACCTGCATTTATGCCGGGCAAAGGCACGGTGACAGCGGGCAACAGTTCACCGCTGAACGACGGTGCAGCAGCGCTGATGATCATGTCGGAAGAGAAAGCCAAGTCGCTGGGTCTGAAGCCACTGGTGCGCGTGGTGGCCACCGCAGCCATCGGTGTGGAGCCTTGCGTGATGGGTACCGGCCCGGTGCCAGCTACTCAGAAAGCCCTCAAGCGGGCAGGCATGACTCTGGACAATATCGACATTGTTGAACTGAATGAAGCGTTTGCTTCGCAGTCGCTGGCCTGCATGCGGATGCTCAATCTTGATGAATCGAAGGTGAATGTCCGGGGCGGCTCGATTGCTATTGGCCATCCACTCGGTGCCAGCGGAGCACGTATCAGCACGACGCTGATTCACAACATGATCGACCGGAATGCCAACGTCGGCCTGGCGACCATGTGCATCGGAATGGGCCAGGGGATTGCGACGATTTTTGAGCGGGTGTAG